A single window of Syntrophus aciditrophicus SB DNA harbors:
- a CDS encoding ABC transporter permease, which translates to MTERIRQVVRKEFIELFRDKRMKGIVLLLPIIQLFVFGYAVTTDVNHVLTAIYDRDASPDSRELARRFEGSGYFNIIYRVSSGKELQELVDRGKVLCAIEIREGFAKDLARGFPTAIQVIVDGTDSNTASVAGSYASRIILQYGREKGKHIEATPVKLDVRARAWYNPDLRSRNYNVPGVIAILIMLICLLLTSMAIVREREIGTIEQLMVTPLRPFELMMGKTVPFALIGFFDMLLVTTVGTTWFNIPIKGSLPLLFLGTAIYLISVLGIGLFISTISRTQQQALMATFLFFAPAILLSGFMFPIENMPVPVQYITYLNPLRYILVIIRGIFLKGNGMDVLWPEITALSLLSLLLVGVSSLRFKKKIG; encoded by the coding sequence GTGACTGAACGCATTCGACAGGTGGTAAGAAAGGAGTTTATAGAGCTTTTCCGTGACAAGCGGATGAAGGGAATCGTTTTGCTACTTCCGATCATCCAACTTTTTGTTTTCGGCTATGCGGTGACCACCGACGTGAATCATGTTTTGACTGCAATTTACGATCGGGATGCTTCTCCCGACAGCAGGGAACTGGCAAGGCGGTTTGAAGGGTCGGGCTATTTCAATATTATTTACCGTGTCTCCTCTGGCAAGGAACTTCAGGAACTCGTTGACCGGGGAAAGGTGCTCTGTGCTATTGAAATAAGGGAAGGATTCGCAAAGGACCTCGCCCGGGGTTTCCCCACGGCTATCCAGGTCATTGTGGATGGAACTGACTCAAATACGGCCTCGGTAGCAGGCAGTTATGCCTCCAGGATTATCCTCCAGTATGGAAGGGAAAAAGGAAAGCACATCGAGGCGACCCCTGTCAAACTCGATGTTAGGGCACGGGCCTGGTACAACCCGGATTTGAGGAGCAGGAACTATAATGTCCCCGGGGTTATCGCTATCTTGATCATGCTCATCTGCCTGCTGCTTACTTCCATGGCCATTGTGAGGGAGCGTGAAATCGGGACGATAGAGCAGCTCATGGTCACCCCGTTGCGTCCTTTCGAGCTGATGATGGGCAAAACCGTCCCCTTCGCACTGATCGGGTTTTTTGACATGCTCCTTGTGACGACAGTGGGCACTACCTGGTTCAACATCCCAATCAAAGGTTCACTGCCCCTTCTCTTTCTGGGTACCGCCATCTATCTTATCTCAGTCCTTGGAATCGGGCTTTTTATCTCGACGATTTCCAGAACGCAACAGCAAGCCCTCATGGCCACCTTCCTTTTTTTTGCGCCTGCTATTCTCCTATCGGGATTCATGTTTCCAATCGAGAATATGCCAGTACCCGTACAGTACATCACCTACCTAAATCCGCTGCGGTACATCCTCGTGATCATTCGCGGCATCTTTCTTAAGGGCAACGGAATGGACGTTCTGTGGCCGGAGATAACCGCGCTATCACTTCTCAGCCTGCTTCTGGTCGGGGTAAGTTCGCTGAGATTCAAGAAAAAAATTGGGTAA
- a CDS encoding hemerythrin domain-containing protein — translation MNINLIRELNSDHALILEAFVKIKEAGNLSDETRNLLRNTKELLINHLQKEESEFYPILRKEAETNDSLKQTMKVMGIEIEEIGKQALAFLDTYIGGGTETVFKQDLDRFITTITMRLQREEHTLYSKYLKISEKNRS, via the coding sequence ATGAATATCAATCTTATCAGGGAATTGAATTCGGACCATGCGCTGATTTTGGAGGCGTTCGTGAAGATAAAGGAGGCAGGAAACCTGTCAGATGAAACACGGAACCTGCTCCGAAATACGAAAGAACTTCTTATTAATCACTTACAGAAAGAAGAATCTGAGTTTTATCCTATCTTGCGAAAGGAGGCGGAAACAAACGATTCTCTCAAGCAGACCATGAAGGTTATGGGCATTGAGATTGAGGAAATCGGGAAACAAGCACTCGCATTCCTTGATACCTACATTGGAGGTGGAACGGAGACAGTTTTCAAGCAGGATTTGGACCGGTTTATCACTACAATCACAATGCGTCTACAAAGGGAAGAACACACCCTATACTCAAAATACCTCAAGATCTCTGAAAAAAACAGGTCATAA